attttaatcattaaggtgaaaatttttgtgggaaagaggaagaattgaataaagaagaaagagaaaaagaaataaaagaaaggaaaacaaggtaaatgaaaagttaaaataatgcaagggcaattttgtcctaaaagGGGTTAAGTGGACAAAATTAAaagttagggggtaaactgaaaAATGAAGTATTCTTTAAGGgaataaaatgtgattaaccctaaaTAATAACTAAGGGTGGCAACTTTACAAAACTCAATTTTTTAATAGGATGACAAAAATGACctcagtttttattttctaattctTTTCTTCCCATTTATTTGATATATTTCACCGTACTAGTATTTCACAAAATAATCTTTCAATTTTCTCTCTTGCTAGTGTGTTTGGATATATGgatcaaattatttatttatatcaCAATcataattttaataaatttttttatgttatatacatcaaatcataAAAAGTATACGAACACATATTTGATTATACATTTTAGTTTtaatctgatttttttttattttttctagcAATAATGCTCGTTAACCGAACCAAATTTATTCTGCTCTGGCAGGCCAGCGCCGTACCACTTCGATTTATTTTGTTGTGGTCTGGTCTGGTGCACCGTGAAAATGCACGGTAATAATCTAATAATGCATTGCGTGGGGACGGGGACGGAACGAGTTGGTCAGCACCGTGTGTGGGGCCCAAGAATAATAATGCACCCGTGGAAATTTCAAAGGGATAATTTTAAAAACCTCCCTCGAGGTATCCGAAAATTTCACTCGACTCCcctcaaatttaaaattttacacttACCGCCCTTTACATAGTAAAATGCCTATCATGCACTCCACTTGGTaaacaattttaaatttaagacAATAATttacaaaacccaaaaaaaaaatctatttttctATCTCATGTCTATTTtcgctcttttcttttttagttaatATAAtgtctttttattatttttttagttttgtggatattagcaaattgaaattacaaaataaatagaGGGAACAGATTATGTGTcaaactaaaagaaaatcaagagacTCGTAGTGATagagaaataaataataaaattgataattgaaatagaaaaaactaaaaatatggaatttatcatattttgtttgtcatcaagaaaagatttcataaaatgtcaataattacataagaatttttttcattggattagaaattttttattataattttattgTGGAGATAGAatttattatttacttttgagatAATAGTATTTTTAAGGCCATAGAATAGTTGTAATGGTGATTCTAGATCAGATTAGCTTGTATTCAAAATATATTTAAGCATTGATATTTAATTTTGGATATAAAAATTGGTTGTCAATGGggtttttgtgtgtgtgtgtgtgttttttttttttggcatggCTATTTAATTTTAGAACTTATCCTTGGATGATTGTCTTAGATTAAACTTGTTGAtttgtgcaaagtgtagaagaAAATGATTGAGAATACTATATTTTGCTTTCCTAGTTCTGTACAAAAGGatattttagaatttttgtaaGAAAATCTATCTTACTAGACTTATATTGTTACTAAACAGTAAAAGTAGGGGAAgtatatataatttttacaaTTTGAGGAGAGCTATCTATAATTATcaaaaatctcaggggaggtttgtgaaattatcccaatttCAAAAGGCTTTGTTCCCGGAGAAATTCAATAGCATACAAAGTAAAAGTTTCCACACTTCAGCGTCAAGATATGTGAAGGTCTTCTAATATTTGTCAATATCTGAGTGAAGATAAATTGCTCCCTTTGCTATCTATGTAAGAGTAAAACCATCATCTTTTGCTAGTGGATTCCATCCATTGCAGAGTCAAACCATAATCGCATCCAAAATGGCAGAAAGCCTATCCTCAATCCTATCCTCTGCAGTGCAGAATATAAGTAAATTGGTTATTGAAGAAGGAAAGTTTCTACAAGGCGTTGGCGAGCAAGTCAGACTCCTTCATGATGATCTCAGATGGATACAAATGTTCTTAAGATATGCAGATACGAAACAGACTGCAAGGGACACTATACAACAGTGCCTCCCGGAATTTAGAGCGGTCGCTTATGAAGCAAGTGATTTGGTTGAAGATTATGCTTTGAGGGCTTCAATTTCAAGCAACAGAGGCTTTACACATACTCTAAAGAGGACTGCTTGCATCGCCAGAGAAGGTTATACCATTCATGATTTGGGTTTAAAGATTCAAAGTCTCAGAACTAGGATCTCTAATCTCGTCAAAAATTTTGGCTGGTATGCAAATTTAATGACCAGAACGGAGGAAGGAGAGTCGAGTGCTCAATCCAGCCAGCAACAATTAAGGCACACTTACTCCTTTGTGGCTGAGGAGGATGTGGTTGAACTGCCTAATGATATTCAGGTGCTAGTCAAATATTTGCTGAATCAGGGTGAAACAGAGAACAAAATAAGTGTGGCTTCGATTTTCGGCATGGGAGGCATAGGCAAAACCACTCTTGCTAGAAAGGTATATCACCATGAAAGATTGAAGCATTATTTTAAAGGTTGTGCTTGGGTGGGTTTGTGTGTCACAACAATGGCAACCAAACGATCTCTTGCAAGGCATTCTACTCAAGCTTACTCCTGAAAACAGAAAACAGATAATGAAGAGCAAACAAGATGAGCTAGCAAGGCTGCTTCAACAGCACTTGCGAGCTAGGAGATGTTTGATTGTCCTCGATGACATTTGGAAGCTTGGGATTGCCTAAAAGACGCAATCCCAGTTTCGGAGCATGGATCCAAAATTTTGCTTACAACTCGTAATGAACACGTGGCAGCATATGTTGCTCCAAATGGTTATCAACATAAACTGCGTTGTTTGACCGATGAAGAAAGTTGGGAGTTGCTGCGCATGAAATCGGAGTTGCTATCATTGAGGGAGAGAAGTGGTAAAGGCAAAATTTTTCTCCTTTATTCACAATAAATTCATTTTATGTAAAATGCCGCGGATATACAATTGAAATACTACAATGCAAACATAACTAACATTTACTTAAAAAacttgatcttttttttttaaaaaaaaacttcagaTTCATACAATCCagtagttaaaaaaaataacaaacatGTCTCTTAGTATCATGGTTCAAAGGAATGGTTGCAGCCGTCACCGTTTCACATTGAGCACAGTAGAATCGTGTAATgcatatttaatatttaataaatGTGTAATTCTTCTTACAATTCATTCTCTATTCTTTCTAAACAAAAGAATGTTTTAAATTTGCGATAAAATACAtgtataaaaaaataagaagtaAAGATTATGTGtttgtatttttctattttccacCCTTATTGCTAACTATAAGATTTTAAATTGATGTTTCACTGACCATTATGtgtttcaaatcaaaataaatattgggtaaatatatttttagCATGCTACATATTGATATGTATGTCTATCCAAAACTGTTAGAAGAGCTCATAAggaattttaaacatttaaagaTAGAACACAATATTTAAGAAGTTTTGGATTTCAAAGTGAAATGgctaaataaataagaaacatgGAATTACCTATGAGTTTTTAGTAAGAACCAAAGAAGCTTGAGAACTTTTAAGTATTTTAGGGAAATAAAATTTTAAGTTGgaaataatagaaaaaaaaattcttaccAAAAAGAACGGGGGTACGTTTGATAATCACAATAACTATGACCACTCACTGGCAATAAAGGATAGATATGTCAAAGTCAAAGTTTCAATGGGTCTTGCTCCCCGACTTCTGAGAGCTCTCCTCCCATTCTTCTTGGTTTCATGCTCCACCACAGCCATAATCCTATTCCTTCTTCCCAAGTCCAAACTTTCttggtttctttttcttctcaaCTTTCTTCTCCCCGGTTTCTTTATTTACCTATCtcatgcattttattttttctttatatCTCTGTTATTGCATTTTCTTAATTAGTGTCTTTGGATTTTCAATGTTCTTGACGTGTTATTTTCTGATTATTGTAGCCTCTTCATGGATTTTAGAATACCAGAAAGCTTGTTGTGTCCTTGGATCCGAGTTGAAGCAGAGTGACTCGGATGGTTGTGGCAATTTTTTGAGTCTCCAAGTCAACTTAGTCTGAACATGGTTCGAAGTCTCGGCCGAGAccgagacgactcggccgagtcgtcaccgtctTGGCCCCTATCGATACGATATCGTGATGAAACGATACCGAGATACTTGACTCGCCGAGAAATCGGCCGAGACGTCACCGCGACGgattgactcggccgagtcacacCGAGTCACTCCGAGTTATCCCGAGTCAAGACGAGAAATTGGCCGAGTTACACCGTGACGGATTGACTCGGccatttcttttgctattttttattatttttgtttagcatactttttttatattattaataatttttagaatattaaatactttATAATTTGCGTCTCACCGAGACCGCGACCGATATGCCGAAACCGATGTGGAACGTTCCAGGCCGCGACCGTGACCGCGTccacgactttgaaccatgagTCTGAATCGACAGAGTCTGAATGAGTCACTGGCGGTTCATGCGTCTCCTATGAATAGCTGGATAGCAGACCTATCTCAGAACAGAAAGCCCATTCCGATGATAATTAGTCTTGGACTCGGACGAGTCTTTGAACCATTCTTAGGATAGCCTTTTTCCAAGACTATTGATAGGTCTCAAGTCTTTGGATTGGAAGACTTATCGGTTAACAGactgtcaaaattttcgtatAGTAGTTTAATGATAACATGATGCTTATGAATGATAGATGCGTCATAGTTGATATTAACTTAGTTTTGTTTAAATGCTACACAAGTTATGAAGATTTGGACAAGATGGAAGAGTTAGggaagaaaatgttgaaatactGTGGAGGTCTTCCATTGGCCGTGGTGGTTCTAGGTGGAATTCTTAGAACTAAAAGAACCCTCAAGGAATGGAATGAAGTGCATGTGAATATCAAATCCTATCTGGATAGGGgagaaaaaattggaaaagaagGAGAGGTTCCAAAGGTTTTAGCTTACAGTTACTATGACCTCCCTTGGCAACTAAAACCATGCTTTCTTTACTTGGGTAAATTCAAGGAAGATTCTGACATTGAAGTAGCGAGTTTATATCAGATGTGGATAGGAGAAGGTATGATATTTGAGAATGATAGAAGGGAGCAAGAAACAATGGTGGATGTTGCAGAGCGTTACTTGGAAGAACTAGCAAAAAGATGCATGGTTGAGATTAAAGTACATGAGGACGGGAAGCATGCGGTAACAAGGTTGGAGTCATGTCGGCTTCATGATCTTATGAGAGATCTATGTTTAGCCAAGGCAAAAGAGGAGAATTTGTATAAGTTGGTCGATCAAAGTACTTCACGAGATTCTCCTCCCGCATTTGAAGCACAGTATGGTTTAGTCCTTCATTTGCTTCCAGAGGATATTTCTAAATACAACTTTCTGCCAAAAGATCAAACTAAGCATCTTCGCACATTCTTGTGTGATCCGTCGGTAGGCCAATGGGAATGTTTTTCAGGGGTGAGAATAATGTCCCAAGTCAAGAATTTGAAGATGCTTAGAGTTTTGGCAATTTTGTCCTC
This portion of the Coffea eugenioides isolate CCC68of chromosome 11, Ceug_1.0, whole genome shotgun sequence genome encodes:
- the LOC113752126 gene encoding probable disease resistance RPP8-like protein 2, whose protein sequence is MMLMNDRCVIVDINLVLFKCYTSYEDLDKMEELGKKMLKYCGGLPLAVVVLGGILRTKRTLKEWNEVHVNIKSYLDRGEKIGKEGEVPKVLAYSYYDLPWQLKPCFLYLGKFKEDSDIEVASLYQMWIGEGMIFENDRREQETMVDVAERYLEELAKRCMVEIKVHEDGKHAVTRLESCRLHDLMRDLCLAKAKEENLYKLVDQSTSRDSPPAFEAQYGLVLHLLPEDISKYNFLPKDQTKHLRTFLCDPSVGQWECFSGVRIMSQVKNLKMLRVLAILSSNMASQRCYFKSPLRYVGLTRLRLSGTKIEEDPMGTLEKLPGLRRLVLGRNSFLGQEMICRSMGFPQLKHLELNGLGNLKLWKVDDGAMPKLLTLGIDECEQLEMIPDGLRCLTTLKDVSLARMPEKFNNRIRMENGQQGVDYDKISNVPSVKLRRVFTFVSAF